In Ipomoea triloba cultivar NCNSP0323 chromosome 7, ASM357664v1, a single genomic region encodes these proteins:
- the LOC116024755 gene encoding uncharacterized protein LOC116024755 isoform X2, with product MKREDDSYNALWCAFSDENPIHPTNLDALKLIFNVKDVDNEKPLFDYMTDQTEGLRSLENKKLVLFITSEFDIDSSMLYASGYFRTTSARLWIPIVDLRWDTETMNNHYRVLLTQIVKTHGVKNLEKFIAPGFARFVKKKFFPIFQIGGGPIIVLLDHYGRIVHCMAAHMMVKKSTDFALKGGPAIRNRDSIIPLFKDALKETTSSVGHLINIDEKISDFANKMDSQLDEWFHGIQSEIQNSIQSIAFKAVMEEDHWKEKTWCTMLMIGKTTIPPAEEWVNANELIFFIGGNDINWVKIFASQVLPKIHFIPQGTINMVYVGSNNKVRSLIRRDMICETFASIVEQSTFWINLQGLFLSRIKFLDDAYLDEKSDEIVKGLKLLLAYEAKEIGVVGWALLCKGNKIVIYDLGDKMLAVMNEYATWKESAIVKGFDQAFKDHHTEMFAGSTCTSQHHPCALECPSNSDKVPENIKCPQCCHNMQKFVTFRCYHDNLCKEVSDGKED from the exons ATGAAGAGAGAAGATGATTCTTACAACGCATTGTGGTGTGCATTCTCGGATGAAAATCCAATCCATCCCACCAATTTGGATGCtctgaaattaatatttaatgttaagGATGTGGACAACGAGAAACCTTTATTTGATTACATGACAGATCAAACC GAAGGATTACGTTCATTAGAGAACAAAAAGTTGGTGTTATTTATAACATCAGAATTTGATATTGACTCTTCTATGTTGTATGCAAGTGGTTATTTTAGAACTACCTCAGCTAGATTATGGATCCCAATAGTGGATTTACGGTGGGATACAGAAACTATGAACAACCATTATAGAGTTTTATTAACACAAATAGTAAAAACGCATGGAGTGAAAAATCTAGAAAAATTTATAGCACCTGGATTTGCAAGATTTGTAAAAAAGAAATTCTTCCCAATATTTCAAATAGGGGGTGGGCCTATCATTGTTTTACTGGATCACTATGGAAGGATTGTTCACTGTATGGCAGCACACATGATGGTAAAGAAAAGTACAGATTTCGCTTTAAAGGGCGGTCCTGCAATTAGGAACAGGGATAGCATAATTCCTTTATTCAAGGATGCGTTGAAGGAGACGACTTCATCTGTTGGACATTTAATAAACATCGATGAGAAGATAAGTGATTTTGCAAACAAAATGGATAGTCAATTGGATGAATGGTTTCATGGCATTCAGAGTGAAATTCAAAATTCG aTTCAAAGCATTGCGTTCAAAGCTGTAATGGAAGAAGATCATTGGAAGGAAAAAACTTGGTGCACTATGCTTATGATAGGAAAAACCACGATCCCTCCGGCAGAGGAATGG GTTAATGCGAATGagctcattttttttattggagGGAATGACATAAATTGGGTTAAAATATTTGCATCCCAGGTATTGCCAAAAATTCATTTTATACCACAAGGGACAATTAATATGGTCTATGTCGGTAGCAACAATAAAGTAAGATCACTAATTCGTCGAGACATGATTTGTGAGACATTTGCAAGTATTGTAGAACAATCGACTTTTTGGATAAATCTTCAAGGCCTATTTTTGTCAAGGATCAAATTCTTAGATGATGCTTATCTTGATGAAAAGAGTGACGAAATTGtcaaaggactaaaattgttgCTAGCATATGAAGCTAAAGAAATAGGAGTTGTTGGATGGGCTTTGCTATGCAAAGGGAACAAGATAGTCATATATGACCTAGGAGATAAGATGTTGGCGGTCATGAATGAATACGCGACATGGAAGGAAAGTGCAATTGTCAAAGGCTTTGACCAAGCATTCAAAGATCATCATACTGAGATGTTTGCAGGCTCCACTTGCACTTCACAACATCACCCTTGTGCTCTTGAATGCCCATCTAATTCCGACAAAGTCCCAGAGAATATAAAATGTCCTCAATGTTGTCACAATATGCAAAAATTTGTCACTTTCAGGTGCTATCATGACAATTTATGTAAAGAAGTTTCTGATGGGAAGGAGGATTAG
- the LOC116024755 gene encoding uncharacterized protein LOC116024755 isoform X1: MYLINFVLLVNIKISNVLVIFASLKYRFNFLLLYYKWLNDGGATFSDLTVIIIYLFSAYCRPILEMKREDDSYNALWCAFSDENPIHPTNLDALKLIFNVKDVDNEKPLFDYMTDQTEGLRSLENKKLVLFITSEFDIDSSMLYASGYFRTTSARLWIPIVDLRWDTETMNNHYRVLLTQIVKTHGVKNLEKFIAPGFARFVKKKFFPIFQIGGGPIIVLLDHYGRIVHCMAAHMMVKKSTDFALKGGPAIRNRDSIIPLFKDALKETTSSVGHLINIDEKISDFANKMDSQLDEWFHGIQSEIQNSIQSIAFKAVMEEDHWKEKTWCTMLMIGKTTIPPAEEWVNANELIFFIGGNDINWVKIFASQVLPKIHFIPQGTINMVYVGSNNKVRSLIRRDMICETFASIVEQSTFWINLQGLFLSRIKFLDDAYLDEKSDEIVKGLKLLLAYEAKEIGVVGWALLCKGNKIVIYDLGDKMLAVMNEYATWKESAIVKGFDQAFKDHHTEMFAGSTCTSQHHPCALECPSNSDKVPENIKCPQCCHNMQKFVTFRCYHDNLCKEVSDGKED, encoded by the exons atgtatttaattaatttcgtGTTACTTGTCAATATTAAGATATCAAATGTTTTAGTTATATTTGCCTCATTAAAATAtaggtttaattttttattattatattataagtgGCTTAATGACGGAGGAGCAACGTTCTCCGATTTAACAGTCATTATCATTTACTTATTCTCAGCTTATTGCCGCCCAATTCTAG AAATGAAGAGAGAAGATGATTCTTACAACGCATTGTGGTGTGCATTCTCGGATGAAAATCCAATCCATCCCACCAATTTGGATGCtctgaaattaatatttaatgttaagGATGTGGACAACGAGAAACCTTTATTTGATTACATGACAGATCAAACC GAAGGATTACGTTCATTAGAGAACAAAAAGTTGGTGTTATTTATAACATCAGAATTTGATATTGACTCTTCTATGTTGTATGCAAGTGGTTATTTTAGAACTACCTCAGCTAGATTATGGATCCCAATAGTGGATTTACGGTGGGATACAGAAACTATGAACAACCATTATAGAGTTTTATTAACACAAATAGTAAAAACGCATGGAGTGAAAAATCTAGAAAAATTTATAGCACCTGGATTTGCAAGATTTGTAAAAAAGAAATTCTTCCCAATATTTCAAATAGGGGGTGGGCCTATCATTGTTTTACTGGATCACTATGGAAGGATTGTTCACTGTATGGCAGCACACATGATGGTAAAGAAAAGTACAGATTTCGCTTTAAAGGGCGGTCCTGCAATTAGGAACAGGGATAGCATAATTCCTTTATTCAAGGATGCGTTGAAGGAGACGACTTCATCTGTTGGACATTTAATAAACATCGATGAGAAGATAAGTGATTTTGCAAACAAAATGGATAGTCAATTGGATGAATGGTTTCATGGCATTCAGAGTGAAATTCAAAATTCG aTTCAAAGCATTGCGTTCAAAGCTGTAATGGAAGAAGATCATTGGAAGGAAAAAACTTGGTGCACTATGCTTATGATAGGAAAAACCACGATCCCTCCGGCAGAGGAATGG GTTAATGCGAATGagctcattttttttattggagGGAATGACATAAATTGGGTTAAAATATTTGCATCCCAGGTATTGCCAAAAATTCATTTTATACCACAAGGGACAATTAATATGGTCTATGTCGGTAGCAACAATAAAGTAAGATCACTAATTCGTCGAGACATGATTTGTGAGACATTTGCAAGTATTGTAGAACAATCGACTTTTTGGATAAATCTTCAAGGCCTATTTTTGTCAAGGATCAAATTCTTAGATGATGCTTATCTTGATGAAAAGAGTGACGAAATTGtcaaaggactaaaattgttgCTAGCATATGAAGCTAAAGAAATAGGAGTTGTTGGATGGGCTTTGCTATGCAAAGGGAACAAGATAGTCATATATGACCTAGGAGATAAGATGTTGGCGGTCATGAATGAATACGCGACATGGAAGGAAAGTGCAATTGTCAAAGGCTTTGACCAAGCATTCAAAGATCATCATACTGAGATGTTTGCAGGCTCCACTTGCACTTCACAACATCACCCTTGTGCTCTTGAATGCCCATCTAATTCCGACAAAGTCCCAGAGAATATAAAATGTCCTCAATGTTGTCACAATATGCAAAAATTTGTCACTTTCAGGTGCTATCATGACAATTTATGTAAAGAAGTTTCTGATGGGAAGGAGGATTAG
- the LOC116024875 gene encoding VAN3-binding protein-like encodes MDSRWKDRNLDAGLLQLPESPRQPMEFLSRSWSASALQVCKALAAPKPASTIATPPPENAAAAAEDEEPAAKLLGTAFPFASSATSQLVLERIMSQSMHNGQEISPLTSGRLSHSSGPLNGSLTEETDSPPVSPSEEMEDVVKYLQANNTLQPLFTNIRGGYVGGGGGGSGSGGAGTPAGGKTVGRWLKERREKKKEESRAQNAQLHAVVSVAGVAASVAAIAAATAAASSSNGKDENTAKADMAVASAAMLVAAQCVETAEAMGADRDHLMAAISSAVNVRSHGDISTLTAAAATALRGAATLKARALKEVWNMASVIPSDEVAAAAAGRGGKGGRSNNSNSNGNGYCEGLDIEENFLGVCNQELLARGRELLKRTRNGDLHWKIVSVYIHRSGEVVLKMKSKHVANTITKKKKNVVLEVCKDIAAWPGRHLFEGGEQFRYFGLKTQVRGLIEFECKNQKEYEMWTQGVSRLLSIVAERKLRRFHN; translated from the exons ATGGATTCGAGGTGGAAGGACAGGAATTTGGACGCCGGACTTCTTCAGCTGCCGGAAAGTCCACGACAGCCCATGGAGTTCCTCTCAAGATCATGGAGCGCCTCCGCTCTACAGGTCTGCAAGGCTTTAGCAGCTCCCAAACCTGCTTCTACTATTGCCACCCCGCCGCCGGAGAACGCTGCCGCCGCCGCTGAAGATGAGGAGCCGGCCGCAAAGCTCCTCGGAACCGCATTCCCTTTTGCTTCTTCTGCTACTTCTCAACTCGTGCTGGAACGCATAATGTCTCAATCG atgcACAATGGGCAAGAGATCTCGCCGTTAACTTCAGGAAGGCTGTCGCATAGCAGTGGACCTCTCAACGGTTCTCTTACAGAAGAAACTGATAGCCCTCCGGTCTCCCCCTCCGAGGAGATGGAAGATGTTGTTAAG TACTTGCAAGCAAACAACACTCTTCAGCCATTATTCACAAATATTAGGGGAGGATACGTcggcggtggcggcggcggcagcGGCAGCGGCGGAGCAGGCACCCCAGCAGGCGGCAAGACAGTGGGGAGATGGTtgaaggagaggagagagaagaaaaaagaagagagcAGGGCGCAAAACGCTCAGCTCCACGCCGTAGTTTCCGTGGCCGGAGTAGCCGCTTCGGTGGCCGCAATAGCCGCGGCCACGGCGGCGGCGTCCTCCTCCAACGGAAAAGACGAGAACACGGCCAAGGCGGACATGGCAGTGGCGTCGGCCGCAATGCTGGTGGCGGCGCAGTGTGTGGAGACGGCTGAAGCCATGGGAGCCGACCGCGATCACCTTATGGCGGCGATTAGCTCAGCCGTGAACGTGCGCTCCCACGGGGACATTTCCACTCTCACGGCGGCGGCTGCCACGGCTCTGCGTGGAGCCGCTACTCTGAAGGCAAGGGCATTGAAGGAAGTTTGGAATATGGCTAGCGTGATTCCCTCGGATGAGgtagccgccgccgccgcaggaAGAGGCGGCAAAGGTGGTCGTAGCAATAATAGCAATAGCAATGGGAATGGGTATTGTGAGGGACTCGACATTGAAGAGAATTTCCTGGGCGTTTGTAACCAAGAATTGCTAGCCCGGGGTCGCGAGCTTCTCAAGAGGACCCGGAACG gcGATCTTCACTGGAAAATTGTTTCCGTATACATACACCGTAGCGGGGAGGTGGTGCTAAAGATGAAGAGCAAGCATGTTGCAAATACCATcaccaagaagaagaaga ATGTAGTATTAGAGGTATGCAAAGACATAGCGGCATGGCCGGGGAGACATCTGTTCGAGGGAGGAGAGCAGTTCAGATACTTCGGGCTAAAAACACAAGTGCGGGGATTGATCGAATTCGAGTGCAAGAATCAGAAGGAATACGAGATGTGGACTCAAGGCGTTTCAAGACTTCTCTCTATTGTGGCTGAAAGGAAATTAAGAAGGTTTCATAattga